From the Flavimarina sp. Hel_I_48 genome, one window contains:
- a CDS encoding potassium/proton antiporter: MTLTTENILLIGSILLLISIIAGKTSYKFGVPTLVLFLAIGMLAGSDGIGDIHFDDPSVAQLIGVVSLNFILFSGGLDTNWNAVKPILKEGIALSTLGVLLTALCVGGFVFYITDFTIYESLLLGAIVSSTDAAAVFSILRSKNLDLKNNLKPTLELESGSNDPMAYVLTIAFLGLVVNENLSVYSMIPLFLQQMILGAIAGYIFGRLSKMIINEISLDFEGLYPVLVIALMFITFSATNFIGGNGFLAIYICAVYLGNQYLIHKNTILRMFDGLAWLMQIVLFLTLGLLVFPTQVLPLMGIGLIISLFLMFVARPVSVFISLIPFKMKMRRRFYISWVGLKGAVPIVFATYPLLAGIEKANVIFNIVFFISLTSILIQGTTLSLVAKWLKVALPEQTKKKNPAESLAFEHPKAIMLEIGIDNHSIAVGRKIVDLEFPKTAIIAMIKRDDKYITPNGSSIIEANDQLVVLSDSQNGIDEVYARLK; this comes from the coding sequence ATGACGCTCACCACCGAAAACATTTTACTCATAGGCTCCATTTTGCTGTTGATCAGTATCATAGCGGGTAAAACCTCCTACAAATTTGGAGTGCCCACTTTAGTGCTTTTCCTCGCTATTGGTATGCTCGCGGGATCAGATGGGATAGGGGATATTCATTTTGACGATCCCAGTGTTGCCCAACTCATAGGCGTGGTATCGCTCAATTTTATACTTTTTTCCGGGGGGCTTGATACGAACTGGAATGCGGTAAAGCCCATTCTCAAAGAGGGGATTGCGCTTTCTACCCTTGGCGTACTGCTTACCGCGCTTTGCGTGGGCGGTTTCGTTTTTTACATAACCGATTTTACAATTTATGAGAGCCTGCTACTGGGGGCGATTGTTTCTTCTACAGATGCGGCCGCCGTATTTTCCATTTTGCGTTCAAAAAACCTGGACCTTAAGAATAATTTAAAGCCCACTTTAGAACTGGAGAGCGGTAGTAACGATCCTATGGCGTATGTGCTTACGATTGCCTTTTTAGGTCTGGTGGTCAATGAAAATCTGAGCGTATATTCTATGATACCGCTTTTTTTACAGCAAATGATCCTGGGCGCCATTGCAGGATATATCTTTGGAAGGTTGAGCAAAATGATCATAAATGAGATCAGTCTCGATTTTGAGGGACTGTATCCGGTACTGGTCATCGCATTGATGTTTATCACTTTTTCGGCAACAAATTTTATAGGTGGTAATGGTTTTCTTGCCATTTACATCTGCGCGGTCTATCTGGGCAATCAGTACCTGATTCATAAAAATACCATACTCAGAATGTTTGACGGTCTGGCCTGGTTAATGCAGATTGTCCTTTTCCTAACCCTGGGCCTGCTGGTGTTCCCCACGCAGGTACTGCCGCTTATGGGCATTGGTTTGATTATTTCGCTGTTCCTGATGTTCGTGGCGAGGCCCGTAAGCGTATTTATAAGTCTGATCCCTTTTAAAATGAAAATGCGCCGGCGTTTTTATATTTCCTGGGTTGGTTTAAAAGGTGCGGTGCCCATAGTGTTTGCGACCTATCCGCTGCTTGCCGGTATAGAAAAGGCAAATGTGATTTTTAATATCGTGTTCTTTATATCGCTGACTTCTATTTTAATTCAGGGAACCACACTATCGCTGGTCGCAAAGTGGCTCAAGGTAGCCCTGCCGGAACAAACTAAAAAGAAAAATCCGGCTGAATCCCTTGCTTTTGAACACCCCAAAGCCATTATGCTAGAGATAGGGATAGATAACCACAGTATTGCCGTGGGCAGGAAAATCGTAGATCTGGAATTCCCTAAAACCGCAATCATCGCCATGATCAAGAGGGATGATAAATACATCACACCGAACGGTTCTTCTATCATTGAAGCGAATGATCAGTTGGTCGTACTTTCAGATTCACAAAACGGAATTGATGAAGTTTATGCCCGACTAAAATAA
- a CDS encoding nucleotidyltransferase family protein, translating into MILIENQIENLKNLCDKYHVDKMYLFGSALNSNFNSKSDIDFLVKFKPIDLAKYFENYMDFKENLKILLGREIDLVEEQTLKNPILINSIEKNKELIYG; encoded by the coding sequence ATGATATTAATTGAAAATCAAATTGAAAATTTAAAAAATCTATGTGATAAATATCACGTTGACAAAATGTATCTATTTGGTTCCGCTCTTAATTCAAATTTTAACTCAAAAAGTGATATTGATTTTCTGGTAAAGTTTAAGCCTATCGATTTAGCTAAATACTTTGAAAACTATATGGATTTCAAAGAGAATTTAAAAATACTTCTCGGACGCGAAATTGATTTGGTCGAAGAACAGACTTTAAAAAATCCAATACTTATCAATTCAATTGAAAAAAACAAAGAATTGATTTATGGATGA
- a CDS encoding MFS transporter has protein sequence MGFHKGLLALAMGGFGIGLTEFVMMGILPEVASDLHITIPQAGHFISAYALGVVIGAPLLVMIAGSFPPKKLLITLMICFTVFNSLTIMAPNYGFMMASRLLSGLPHGAFFGVGAVVASRLARENKAASAVSIMFAGLTFANIFGIPAGTYLGQNISWRYTFALVAFVGVLAILSLIFLMPALPKKNGGSSVKDELRVFTRKEPWLILAVTAIGTGGFFAWYSYITPLLTEVGGFSKNNVLFILMFAGVGMTVGNIAGGKMADAVSPSKATAILLTLIAVSLLTISQVAENQWALLTMTFITGALAFSISSPIQMLMIRAASGSEMLASSVNQAGFNIGNAIGAFLGGLPIAAGYGFTSPEWVGAGLALSGALVTLMVLRHQRNLKRNPSAAFNS, from the coding sequence ATGGGATTTCATAAAGGATTACTGGCACTTGCAATGGGAGGCTTTGGAATAGGCCTTACAGAATTTGTGATGATGGGCATCCTGCCCGAAGTAGCTTCAGACCTTCACATTACCATCCCACAGGCGGGACATTTTATTTCAGCCTATGCGCTGGGCGTGGTTATAGGAGCCCCTTTACTGGTAATGATCGCTGGCAGTTTCCCTCCTAAGAAATTATTGATCACCCTGATGATCTGCTTTACCGTTTTTAATAGTTTGACCATAATGGCGCCCAACTATGGTTTTATGATGGCCTCGCGTTTACTTTCAGGATTGCCGCATGGGGCGTTTTTTGGTGTTGGTGCGGTAGTGGCGAGCAGACTCGCACGAGAGAATAAAGCTGCCAGCGCGGTATCCATCATGTTTGCCGGTCTCACGTTTGCCAATATTTTTGGAATACCCGCAGGTACGTATTTAGGACAAAATATCTCCTGGCGCTACACCTTTGCCCTTGTTGCTTTTGTAGGCGTACTGGCCATTCTTTCCCTAATTTTTTTAATGCCGGCACTACCCAAGAAGAATGGAGGTTCCAGTGTGAAAGACGAACTGCGCGTTTTTACCCGAAAAGAACCCTGGCTTATCCTGGCGGTTACCGCTATAGGTACGGGCGGTTTTTTTGCCTGGTACAGCTATATCACGCCGCTGCTGACCGAAGTAGGCGGTTTTAGCAAAAACAATGTACTTTTTATCCTCATGTTTGCCGGGGTGGGCATGACGGTAGGAAATATTGCGGGCGGAAAAATGGCCGATGCCGTCTCCCCCAGCAAGGCAACCGCTATTTTACTAACACTTATCGCGGTTTCTCTTTTAACCATTTCACAAGTGGCAGAAAATCAATGGGCATTGCTTACGATGACCTTCATTACCGGTGCACTTGCATTTTCCATATCCTCCCCTATACAGATGCTTATGATCAGGGCGGCAAGCGGTTCAGAGATGTTGGCCTCTTCAGTTAATCAGGCAGGGTTTAATATAGGAAATGCCATAGGCGCTTTTCTGGGCGGACTTCCCATAGCGGCAGGTTATGGGTTTACCTCACCAGAATGGGTGGGCGCCGGTCTCGCATTGAGCGGTGCGCTGGTCACCTTGATGGTTCTGAGACATCAGCGGAACCTCAAAAGAAATCCTTCCGCTGCGTTCAATTCTTGA
- a CDS encoding PIG-L deacetylase family protein has product MNKKQKILLISPHLDDAVFSVGGIAAELAAQGTEVSILTCFTQSVKNPTGFALACQLDKNLPADVDYMELRRLEDQKACQLLGIKTYWGDLPEAPHRGYTSAKELFQDLKKQDTIAEKLLPLIEKWIEEIKPGLVLYPKGIGNHVDHQQVCNVMQQLKKRFATINYLQWYDQPYLMRNPDSLTENPIVQNKVSVEILKGLFKENSEKPILFDLKSVNMLKFQACAAYESQVNFQFNSADKLAGYFIDSAEGEMNFLELLSVG; this is encoded by the coding sequence ATGAACAAAAAACAAAAAATCCTTCTTATTTCCCCACATCTGGATGATGCGGTGTTTTCGGTGGGTGGCATTGCCGCTGAACTCGCTGCACAGGGAACTGAGGTTTCTATACTCACGTGTTTTACGCAATCAGTTAAAAACCCTACCGGTTTTGCCCTCGCCTGCCAGTTAGATAAAAACCTGCCCGCAGATGTTGATTATATGGAACTGCGCCGACTGGAAGATCAGAAAGCCTGCCAACTGCTGGGTATCAAAACCTACTGGGGCGATCTACCCGAAGCGCCGCACCGCGGTTATACTTCGGCAAAAGAATTGTTTCAGGATCTTAAAAAACAAGATACTATTGCCGAAAAACTACTCCCTTTAATCGAAAAATGGATTGAAGAAATTAAACCCGGGCTTGTCCTTTATCCAAAAGGGATAGGCAATCACGTGGACCATCAACAGGTTTGCAATGTCATGCAGCAACTAAAAAAAAGGTTTGCCACCATAAATTATCTGCAATGGTACGACCAGCCCTATCTAATGCGAAATCCAGACAGTCTTACTGAAAATCCCATCGTCCAGAACAAGGTTTCCGTAGAAATTTTAAAAGGTCTCTTTAAAGAAAACAGTGAAAAACCGATCCTTTTCGACTTAAAATCGGTCAATATGCTGAAATTTCAGGCCTGTGCTGCCTATGAATCCCAGGTTAATTTTCAATTTAACAGTGCTGATAAACTTGCTGGTTATTTTATAGATTCCGCTGAAGGCGAAATGAACTTTTTGGAACTTTTAAGTGTAGGATAG
- a CDS encoding glycosyltransferase family 4 protein, translated as MRICFLSRRYFPAVSGMSVYARNMTKALADRGHEIVMISQYREDEKGVGIYGGGPPPDETWMEVDGLRSFGEEQADENTPADFEMDMREMLATAEEYHAKKPFDVVHAQYCYPNGLVALELSRRWNVPNITSIQGGDGHWVGLCCKTHKKAMDAVLQHAMALIIGCESFAKEVSENHNIPLQRFTIIPGATNTKQFQPSQALGNIQNPARLLYHGRVDQRKGVLDFIEAGKLLLDEKINIKLIISGIGPDLEAAKNRVKTLKIDAVTEFLGMVSYKNAHEVYHQGDIFVSPTYAEGFSNTILEAMASGLPIVSTDTVGVKDCVSHGINGMLTQPGAIPALAKVLKELISDEELRRKLAENAKKEVETKYSWPVVAEQLETVYKKISEEKIDTDWLEKYNISDRLEDADLSCRFRKNPHLL; from the coding sequence ATGCGAATTTGTTTTTTATCCAGAAGGTATTTTCCAGCCGTTTCCGGCATGAGCGTCTATGCGCGCAATATGACCAAAGCCCTGGCAGACCGTGGGCATGAGATTGTAATGATCAGTCAGTATCGGGAGGATGAAAAGGGGGTGGGAATTTATGGGGGCGGCCCTCCGCCTGATGAAACCTGGATGGAAGTGGACGGCCTGCGTTCTTTTGGCGAAGAGCAAGCCGATGAAAACACTCCGGCAGATTTTGAAATGGATATGCGTGAAATGCTCGCTACCGCGGAAGAATACCACGCAAAAAAACCTTTTGATGTGGTGCATGCGCAATACTGTTACCCTAACGGACTGGTCGCACTAGAGCTCAGCAGACGCTGGAACGTACCTAACATTACCTCTATACAGGGCGGCGATGGTCACTGGGTAGGATTATGCTGCAAGACCCATAAAAAAGCGATGGACGCCGTGCTGCAACACGCCATGGCGCTTATTATAGGCTGCGAAAGTTTTGCGAAGGAAGTTTCCGAAAATCACAATATTCCACTGCAACGGTTTACGATCATACCCGGAGCGACCAATACAAAACAGTTTCAACCGTCGCAAGCATTGGGAAACATTCAAAATCCTGCACGTTTACTGTATCACGGTCGGGTAGATCAGCGGAAGGGAGTGCTTGATTTTATTGAAGCAGGAAAATTACTGCTGGATGAAAAAATCAATATCAAATTGATAATTTCAGGTATTGGACCTGATCTGGAAGCTGCAAAAAACAGGGTAAAAACACTGAAAATTGACGCTGTAACCGAATTTTTAGGTATGGTTTCCTATAAAAATGCGCATGAGGTGTATCATCAAGGGGATATTTTTGTTTCGCCCACCTATGCCGAAGGTTTTTCAAATACCATTTTAGAAGCGATGGCCAGTGGGTTGCCCATAGTTTCAACAGACACGGTGGGTGTGAAAGATTGTGTATCCCATGGAATCAACGGAATGTTGACCCAGCCGGGAGCTATTCCTGCGCTGGCAAAAGTTCTCAAAGAACTCATTTCTGACGAAGAATTACGCCGAAAACTGGCCGAAAACGCTAAAAAAGAAGTGGAAACCAAATATTCCTGGCCGGTTGTGGCGGAGCAACTGGAAACGGTCTACAAGAAAATTTCCGAAGAGAAAATTGATACGGACTGGCTGGAAAAATATAATATTTCAGATAGACTTGAAGATGCCGATTTGAGTTGTAGGTTCAGGAAGAATCCACATTTGTTATAA
- a CDS encoding sugar phosphate isomerase/epimerase family protein — protein MSQKLRFAYNTNGCNNHRLNDALDLIAEAGYDGVALTLDWQHLDPFAEDWQDQSEKLKERLHTLGLGCVIETGARYLLNPREKHEPTFLNPLQEGRDHRLAFLKRAVDIAAILDAEAVSFWAGVKQEQVQTKDAWNYLKTGMDILCAYAEMKKVTLALEPEPGMLIETLADLEQLNKELTIPLPLALDVGHVWVTGEMDPDEAVRQHVQNSATAAIEGMNKGVHIHLPVTEGDMDVPKIIAAFKKQDYDKLICVELSRESHRAHKAIFESIAALRKMEME, from the coding sequence ATGTCTCAAAAATTACGTTTTGCCTATAACACAAACGGTTGCAACAATCACCGCCTTAACGATGCGCTGGACCTCATCGCCGAAGCTGGTTATGATGGTGTCGCGCTGACGTTAGACTGGCAACATCTGGATCCTTTTGCGGAAGATTGGCAGGACCAGTCCGAAAAATTAAAAGAGAGACTGCACACCTTGGGACTGGGCTGTGTGATCGAGACCGGAGCGCGCTATCTGCTCAATCCACGGGAGAAACACGAACCTACTTTTTTAAATCCGCTGCAGGAAGGCCGCGACCACCGACTCGCATTTTTAAAGCGTGCTGTGGATATCGCTGCGATCCTTGATGCGGAAGCGGTTTCATTCTGGGCAGGCGTAAAACAGGAACAAGTACAGACTAAGGATGCCTGGAACTATCTAAAAACCGGGATGGATATATTATGCGCTTATGCGGAAATGAAAAAAGTCACGCTTGCCTTAGAACCAGAACCCGGTATGTTGATCGAAACGCTAGCAGATCTGGAACAATTGAACAAAGAGCTCACCATCCCGCTGCCGCTCGCGCTTGATGTGGGCCACGTCTGGGTAACCGGGGAAATGGATCCTGACGAAGCGGTGAGGCAACATGTACAAAACAGCGCCACCGCAGCGATTGAAGGCATGAATAAAGGGGTGCACATACACCTGCCCGTTACTGAAGGCGATATGGATGTGCCTAAAATCATTGCCGCTTTTAAAAAGCAGGATTATGATAAACTGATCTGTGTGGAGCTTTCCCGGGAATCGCACCGCGCGCACAAAGCTATTTTTGAAAGTATTGCTGCCCTGCGGAAGATGGAGATGGAATAA